A region of Denticeps clupeoides chromosome 19, fDenClu1.1, whole genome shotgun sequence DNA encodes the following proteins:
- the LOC114768819 gene encoding phosducin-like → MSEEVTVTHTGPKGVINDWRKFKMESMDQEALSSNKRELLRQMSSPHKPNDETRCGLNRKMSVQEYELIKEDDEQCLKKYRKQCMQEMHERLSFGPRFERVHELDSGQAFLDVVEKEHHMTVVVVHIYKPDVKGCEALNGCLDCLAGEYPSVKFCRISAEATGAGERFSDDVLPALLVYKGGELLGNFLAATQHLNEEFFATDVEAFLNEYGLLPEKEPPAEDDADVE, encoded by the exons ATGTCGGAGGAGGTGACGGTCACACACACGG gtCCCAAGGGCGTGATAAACGACTGGAGGAAGTTTAAGATGGAGAGCATGGACCAGGAAGCTCTGTCCTCCAACAAGAGGGAGCTGCTGAGGCAGATGAGCTCCCCTCACAAACCGAACGACGAAACACGCTGCGGACTCAACCGCAAg ATGAGCGTGCAGGAGTACGAGCTGATTAAAGAGGATGACGAGCAGTGTCTGAAGAAGTACCGCAAGCAGTGCATGCAGGAGATGCACGAGCGCCTGAGCTTCGGCCCGCGCTTCGAGCGCGTCCACGAGCTGGACAGCGGCCAGGCCTTCCTGGACGTGGTGGAGAAGGAGCACCACATGACCGTGGTGGTCGTCCACATCTACAAGCCGGACGTGAAGGGCTGCGAGGCCCTCAACGGCTGCCTGGACTGCCTGGCGGGCGAGTATCCCAGCGTCAAGTTCTGCCGCATCAGCGCCGAGGCCACGGGCGCCGGCGAGCGCTTCTCCGACGACGTCCTGCCCGCCCTGCTGGTCTACAAGGGCGGCGAGCTGCTGGGGAACTTCCTGGCCGCCACGCAGCACCTGAACGAGGAGTTCTTCGCCACCGACGTGGAGGCCTTCCTCAACGAGTACGGACTGCTGCCCGAGAAGGAGCCGCCTGCCGAGGACGACGCCGACGTGGAGTAG